The bacterium genome contains the following window.
CCCATGACGGCGCATTGATTCGGCAGGATCCGACCATCGCCAATATTCTTCGCCGCGAGGCCGGCCGTCAGGCCCAGGGATTGGAGCTGATCGCCTCCGAGAACTTCGTTTCCGAGGCCGTGCTCGAAGCCGCGGGCTCCGTGGCCACCAACAAATACGCGGAAGGCTATCCGGGCCGGCGCTACTATGGTGGCTGCGACGTTCTGGATGAAGCCGAGAACCTCGCGCGGGATCGTGCCAAGGAGATCTTCGGTTCAGACCACGTCAACGTCCAGCCCCACTCGGGCTCTCAGGCCAACGAGTGCGTCTACCGCGCGGTGCTCGAGGTCGGCGATACGATCCTGGCCATGAACCTGGATCACGGGGGGCACCTCACCCACGGAAGTCCCGTCAACTTCTCCGGAATGCTGTATGACATCGTGCCCTACGGCGTCGAACAGGAAACGGAGACGATCGACTACGATGCGCTCCGGGAGCTGGCGAAGAAACATCGTCCGAAGCTGATCCAATGCGGAGCCACCGCCTACTCGCGGATCATCGATTTCGCGAAGTTCCGCGAGATTGCAGACGAGGTGGGTGCGCTTCTCTTCGCAGATATCGCCCACATCGCCGGCCTGGTAGCGACCGGTCATCACCCCACACCGGTCGGCCAGGCCCAGTTGATCGGGACCACCACGCACAAGACGCTGCGCGGGCCGCGCGGCGGGATGATCCTCTGCGATGGCGAGTTCGCCAAGAAGGTCGACAGTGCGGTCTTCCCGGGTGGCCAGGGCGGGCCCCTGATGCACGTGATTGCCGGCAAAGCGGTGGCCTTCGGCGAGGCGTTGCAGCCCGACTTCCGCGACTATTGCGGGCAGATCATTGCCAATGCTCGCACCCTGGCGGGCGCGTTGGCCAAGCGGGGCTTCCGGATCGTTTCCGGCGGAACCGACAACCATCTCTTCCTTCTTTCGCTGGTGGGACGGGAGATTTCGGGCAAGAAGGCCCAGAACGTCCTGGACGAAGCCGGCATCACCACCAACAAGAACATGGTGCCCTTCGATCCCCGGAAGCCCTTCGTGACTTCCGGTGTGCGGATCGGCACTCCAGCGCTCACGACCCGCGGGATGATGGAGCCGGAGATGGAGGTGGTGGCCGATATGCTGGCCCGCGTGCTCGAGAGCCCCGAAGACAAGGCGGTGCTCGAAAGCGTTCGCGAGGAAGTGGAAGCGCTCTGTGACCGCTTCCCGTTGTATGCCGATCGTTGGCGGTCGA
Protein-coding sequences here:
- a CDS encoding RpiB/LacA/LacB family sugar-phosphate isomerase, which codes for MGDPILLAGDHRGVELKQALKERLEAAGQEVRDLGPTGDASVNYAEFVAPAARAVSAGEASRAIVICGTGLGVTYTANRFPRVRAALVHDVETATLAREHNDANVLALSANRTGVDDAWAIVKAWLEVPFEGGRHSLRVEQIDSLTRTHDGALIRQDPTIANILRREAGRQAQGLELIASENFVSEAVLEAAGSVATNKYAEGYPGRRYYGGCDVLDEAENLARDRAKEIFGSDHVNVQPHSGSQANECVYRAVLEVGDTILAMNLDHGGHLTHGSPVNFSGMLYDIVPYGVEQETETIDYDALRELAKKHRPKLIQCGATAYSRIIDFAKFREIADEVGALLFADIAHIAGLVATGHHPTPVGQAQLIGTTTHKTLRGPRGGMILCDGEFAKKVDSAVFPGGQGGPLMHVIAGKAVAFGEALQPDFRDYCGQIIANARTLAGALAKRGFRIVSGGTDNHLFLLSLVGREISGKKAQNVLDEAGITTNKNMVPFDPRKPFVTSGVRIGTPALTTRGMMEPEMEVVADMLARVLESPEDKAVLESVREEVEALCDRFPLYADRWRSTV